A single Gemmatimonadota bacterium DNA region contains:
- a CDS encoding YciI family protein, whose amino-acid sequence MKYMMMMNAPRGNGEYQINDWSPEDFQAHIAFMHAFNRQLGEAGEMVACEGLTPPAQAKLVRAGKDGRPVTDGPFPETKEFLAGFWIIDVDSAERAYELAAAVSAAPGPGGAPLNMAVELRPVMSAPPDPSAPSLTR is encoded by the coding sequence ATGAAGTACATGATGATGATGAATGCCCCGCGCGGGAACGGTGAATACCAGATCAATGACTGGTCGCCCGAGGATTTCCAGGCGCACATAGCGTTCATGCACGCCTTCAACAGGCAGCTCGGCGAGGCGGGCGAGATGGTGGCGTGCGAGGGCCTGACGCCGCCCGCACAGGCGAAACTGGTGCGCGCCGGAAAGGACGGCCGGCCGGTAACCGATGGTCCCTTCCCCGAAACAAAGGAATTTCTCGCGGGCTTCTGGATCATCGACGTGGACAGCGCCGAACGCGCGTACGAGCTGGCGGCTGCCGTCTCTGCAGCACCCGGGCCTGGCGGCGCTCCGCTCAACATGGCGGTCGAGCTACGGCCCGTCATGAGCGCGCCGCCCGATCCATCCGCACCCTCGCTCACGCGTTGA
- the metE gene encoding 5-methyltetrahydropteroyltriglutamate--homocysteine S-methyltransferase, giving the protein MPIASNLGFPRIGPDRELKRALEAYWAGRSTADDLAAAAHDIRRTNWQLQADAGIEHVPSNDFSLYDHVLDTAVMLGAIPRRFARRAGLSNLDRYFAMARGLADGASSIPAMEMTKWFDTNYHYIVPEFEPAQDFHLASTKPIDEFLEAKALGITTRPVILGPVSFLLLGRMCGTSAVPLTLLDSVLPVYEQMLALLAGAGAEWVQLDEPCLVLDLPRETLRAYRAAYERLGDARTRVLVATYFGDLGANLPTALGLPVAALHLDLVRGPGQLVAALERAPRTLALSLGVVDGRNVWRADLDATLTLLTRATHALGPDRVMVAPSCSLLHVPVDLDNETALDDDVRRWLAFGTQKLHEVATLSAALQHGPDTMPDAITDALADARAALDQRRASPRAHDPAVQERQRTVSEDMFRRTPYRARSTQQERALNLPQLPTTTIGSFPQTAELRRARAAVRVGHMARSDYDAFLRSQIEDAIRFQEEVGLDVLVHGEFERNDMVEYFAERLAGFAVTQRGWVQSYGSRCVKPPIIYGDISRGGPMTTTWTAFAQSLTSRPVKGMLTGPVTMLQWSFVRDDQPRDETCRQLALAIRDETADLEAAGIRIIQIDEPAIREGLPLKTEDRHEYLEWAVNAFRLASSGVRDETQVHTHMCYSAFDDIIDAVARMDADVLSIETSRSDMTLLDTFARVSYPNGIGPGVYDVHSPAVPAAAEIEKHLNKALTVLTPDQLWVNPDCGLKTRRWEEVRPSMSAIVQAAARVRQSLQPTI; this is encoded by the coding sequence ATGCCCATCGCGTCGAACCTAGGTTTCCCACGTATCGGACCCGATCGCGAGCTCAAACGCGCGCTCGAAGCTTACTGGGCCGGACGCTCGACTGCGGACGATCTCGCAGCGGCTGCTCACGATATTCGTCGCACCAACTGGCAGCTTCAGGCGGACGCCGGTATCGAGCACGTTCCGTCGAATGACTTCTCGCTGTATGACCATGTGCTCGACACCGCAGTCATGCTAGGCGCCATTCCCCGCCGATTCGCTCGCCGCGCCGGCTTGAGCAATCTGGATCGCTACTTCGCGATGGCGCGCGGCCTGGCCGACGGCGCATCTTCGATCCCCGCGATGGAGATGACGAAGTGGTTCGACACCAACTACCACTACATCGTCCCCGAGTTCGAGCCAGCGCAGGATTTTCATCTCGCGTCCACGAAACCGATCGATGAGTTTCTGGAGGCGAAGGCACTCGGCATCACCACGCGCCCGGTAATTCTCGGACCGGTGTCATTTCTCCTGCTTGGCCGGATGTGCGGTACTTCGGCGGTCCCGCTCACGTTGCTCGACTCGGTATTGCCGGTATACGAGCAAATGCTTGCGCTACTCGCTGGCGCGGGCGCCGAATGGGTGCAACTGGATGAACCCTGTCTGGTGCTGGACCTCCCGCGCGAAACGCTGCGCGCATACCGGGCGGCGTACGAACGCCTCGGCGACGCCCGTACGCGCGTACTCGTCGCGACGTACTTCGGGGATCTCGGCGCAAATCTGCCAACCGCGCTTGGACTCCCCGTCGCGGCGCTACATCTCGACCTCGTGCGCGGCCCCGGGCAGCTCGTCGCGGCGCTCGAACGAGCACCACGCACACTCGCGCTCTCGCTCGGCGTCGTCGACGGACGCAACGTATGGCGGGCGGACCTCGATGCAACGCTCACACTCCTGACGCGGGCGACGCACGCGCTCGGTCCGGATCGCGTCATGGTCGCGCCTTCGTGTTCGCTGCTCCATGTTCCAGTGGACCTGGATAATGAGACGGCGCTGGATGATGATGTGCGTCGTTGGCTGGCCTTCGGAACGCAGAAACTGCACGAGGTAGCAACCCTCTCGGCCGCGCTGCAGCACGGGCCGGACACGATGCCTGACGCAATCACCGATGCGCTCGCAGACGCGCGCGCCGCACTGGACCAACGTCGAGCGTCGCCTCGCGCGCACGATCCGGCGGTGCAGGAGAGGCAGCGCACGGTGAGTGAGGACATGTTCCGGCGTACGCCCTATCGTGCGCGCAGCACGCAACAGGAACGTGCGCTCAACCTGCCGCAGCTGCCGACGACGACAATCGGCTCCTTTCCACAGACCGCCGAACTGCGTCGGGCGCGCGCCGCGGTGCGGGTCGGGCACATGGCGCGGTCAGACTACGATGCGTTCCTGCGCTCGCAGATCGAAGACGCGATTCGCTTCCAGGAGGAAGTCGGTCTGGACGTGCTCGTCCACGGCGAGTTCGAACGGAATGACATGGTGGAGTACTTCGCCGAGCGCCTCGCAGGATTTGCAGTCACGCAACGCGGGTGGGTGCAGAGTTACGGATCGCGCTGTGTGAAGCCGCCCATCATCTATGGGGATATCTCCCGTGGCGGCCCGATGACGACGACGTGGACAGCATTCGCCCAGTCACTCACATCGCGACCCGTCAAGGGGATGCTCACCGGACCGGTGACGATGTTGCAATGGTCATTCGTTCGTGACGACCAGCCACGCGACGAAACATGCCGGCAACTCGCGCTGGCCATTCGCGACGAAACTGCCGATCTGGAAGCGGCGGGGATACGCATCATCCAGATCGACGAACCCGCGATCCGCGAGGGCTTGCCGCTCAAGACAGAGGACCGGCACGAGTACCTGGAGTGGGCGGTGAATGCCTTTCGCCTTGCGTCATCGGGCGTGCGCGACGAAACACAGGTGCACACGCACATGTGCTACTCGGCATTTGACGACATCATCGATGCGGTAGCGCGAATGGACGCGGATGTACTCTCGATAGAGACATCGCGTTCGGATATGACTCTGCTCGACACCTTCGCTCGCGTGAGCTATCCGAATGGGATTGGGCCCGGAGTATATGACGTACACTCACCCGCGGTTCCAGCGGCTGCCGAGATCGAGAAGCACCTCAACAAAGCGCTCACCGTGCTCACCCCGGATCAGCTCTGGGTAAACCCCGACTGTGGTCTCAAGACGCGCCGGTGGGAGGAAGTCCGCCCCAGCATGAGCGCAATAGTGCAGGCCGCAGCGCGAGTTCGACAGTCGCTGCAGCCGACCATCTGA
- a CDS encoding FtsX-like permease family protein — protein MSASPMQLARLAWRESRTTRRKLFLYMSTIAVGVAALVSIDSFARNVTRSVREQSRSLLGGDVQFSSRRPFAKETEQLLDSLARAGIPNVRSTTFPSMAVIPRNGNTRLAQIHGVSAGYPLYGAITTQPAGRYETLQSGPNALVDPSLLIVLDARIGDTLKVGYGEFVITGTLKDVPGTSGLSSAFAPRIYIPARYLPETRLLVFGSTAEYAALLKLPSDQDPKGFAAPFRAPLTKQDVNVRTVTQTEESAARATESLANFIGIVGMVALLLGGIGVASGVRAFVARKIDTVAIFRCLGASGNQVLAMYVVQAAAMGLLGALLGAVAGVAIQFLLPLAFVGLLPVDVHVTAEPVAILTGVLIGGWIALVFALRPLLALRNVSPLQTLRRDADSDVLRMRWNDLPRLLVNAALVLSVVAVAVARAQSVRQGLWIAAATGGVLLVLALVASALAWGARRSVRAGWPYVVRQGLANVYRPANQTRAVMLSLGFGAFLVTTLYLVQNSIVQDLALNASSSGANLLLFDVQQDQAAPIDSIIHARGFKVTQQSPVVPMRIASINGRSTESIVGDSAKNRRAGWAVRREYRSTYRDSITAGETLTAGKWFAPERAGAAPFAPGDTGEVSLDAGVAGELKVKLGDEITWNVQGIDIPTRVTSLRDVKWTRFEPNFFAVFPSRVLRDAPHQFTVLANVPGVLDVATVQRDLVRRFPNVSSIDLSLITETIGKIVARVSTAVRFMALFSVIMGIPVLFSAVSSTRRERIRESVLLKTLGATRAQIMRILLTEYALLGILGSLTGLVLALAGSWALVHFVFDVKYTPQFGPAIAITAVMMVIAISIGLIAGRDVFKETAMTALREG, from the coding sequence TTGAGTGCTTCGCCGATGCAACTGGCGCGGCTTGCGTGGCGCGAGAGCCGCACCACGCGACGAAAGCTGTTTCTGTACATGTCCACGATCGCGGTGGGCGTGGCGGCGCTGGTGTCGATCGATTCGTTCGCGCGCAACGTCACACGTTCGGTGCGCGAACAATCCCGCTCGCTGCTCGGCGGCGATGTCCAGTTTTCCAGCAGGCGTCCCTTCGCAAAGGAAACGGAGCAGCTGCTCGACTCTCTGGCGCGCGCCGGAATTCCGAATGTGCGCTCCACGACCTTTCCGTCGATGGCCGTCATTCCGCGCAACGGCAACACGCGACTTGCGCAGATCCATGGCGTGAGCGCCGGATACCCGCTGTACGGCGCGATCACCACTCAGCCTGCGGGCAGGTACGAGACGCTGCAATCGGGACCGAACGCGCTGGTCGACCCGTCGCTGCTCATCGTGCTCGACGCACGGATCGGCGACACGCTCAAGGTTGGTTATGGCGAGTTCGTGATCACGGGTACTCTCAAGGACGTACCGGGAACGTCGGGTCTCTCGTCCGCATTCGCACCACGCATCTACATTCCTGCGCGATATCTCCCGGAGACGCGGCTGCTGGTGTTCGGCAGCACCGCGGAATACGCGGCGCTTCTCAAGCTTCCTTCCGATCAGGATCCCAAGGGATTCGCAGCACCGTTCCGGGCGCCGCTGACCAAGCAGGACGTCAATGTGCGAACCGTCACGCAGACGGAGGAATCGGCCGCAAGGGCGACCGAGAGTCTCGCGAACTTCATCGGCATCGTCGGAATGGTCGCGCTGCTGCTGGGCGGTATCGGCGTCGCGAGCGGGGTGCGGGCCTTTGTCGCGCGAAAGATCGACACCGTCGCGATCTTCCGCTGTCTCGGCGCTTCCGGCAATCAGGTGCTGGCGATGTACGTGGTGCAGGCGGCAGCCATGGGCCTGCTCGGTGCGCTGCTCGGTGCAGTGGCCGGCGTCGCGATTCAATTTCTGCTGCCGCTCGCCTTTGTCGGGTTGCTTCCCGTGGACGTACACGTCACGGCCGAACCCGTGGCAATACTCACAGGAGTGTTGATCGGCGGCTGGATCGCGCTCGTATTTGCTCTACGCCCGCTGCTCGCATTGCGAAACGTTTCGCCATTGCAGACGCTCCGACGCGATGCCGATTCCGACGTGCTGCGAATGCGCTGGAACGATCTTCCGCGACTGCTTGTCAATGCGGCGCTGGTGCTGAGTGTCGTCGCCGTCGCGGTTGCGCGTGCGCAATCCGTACGACAGGGTCTCTGGATCGCAGCTGCGACGGGCGGCGTTCTTCTCGTTCTGGCTCTGGTCGCGAGCGCACTCGCATGGGGCGCAAGGCGATCCGTGCGCGCGGGATGGCCTTACGTCGTACGGCAGGGACTTGCCAACGTGTACAGGCCGGCGAATCAGACGCGCGCGGTGATGCTGTCGCTCGGTTTCGGTGCCTTCCTCGTAACAACGCTCTATCTCGTTCAGAACAGCATAGTGCAGGATCTCGCACTCAACGCATCGTCGTCCGGCGCCAACCTGCTGCTGTTCGACGTACAACAGGACCAGGCCGCGCCGATCGATTCGATCATCCACGCGCGCGGATTCAAGGTAACGCAGCAGTCACCCGTAGTGCCGATGCGCATCGCATCGATCAACGGAAGAAGCACCGAGTCGATCGTGGGCGATTCGGCGAAGAACCGGCGTGCCGGCTGGGCAGTGCGACGGGAATATCGTTCTACCTATCGCGACTCGATCACCGCCGGTGAAACGCTGACCGCGGGCAAGTGGTTCGCGCCAGAGCGTGCAGGCGCCGCGCCGTTCGCACCTGGCGACACGGGCGAGGTATCGCTCGACGCAGGGGTCGCCGGCGAGCTCAAGGTCAAACTTGGCGACGAGATCACCTGGAACGTTCAGGGAATCGACATACCCACCAGGGTCACGAGCCTGCGCGACGTGAAGTGGACGCGGTTCGAGCCGAATTTCTTCGCCGTATTTCCGAGCCGTGTTCTGCGCGACGCTCCGCATCAGTTCACGGTGCTGGCGAACGTGCCCGGCGTGCTGGATGTGGCGACGGTCCAGCGTGACCTCGTGCGCCGGTTTCCGAATGTCAGCAGCATCGATCTGTCGCTCATCACCGAGACGATCGGGAAGATCGTCGCGCGCGTGTCGACCGCGGTTCGGTTCATGGCGCTCTTCAGCGTCATCATGGGAATCCCGGTACTGTTCAGCGCGGTATCATCGACCAGGCGCGAGCGCATTCGAGAGAGTGTGCTGCTCAAGACACTCGGCGCGACGCGCGCGCAGATCATGCGGATACTGCTTACGGAGTATGCACTTCTCGGGATACTGGGCAGCCTCACCGGGCTGGTGCTCGCGCTGGCCGGCAGCTGGGCGCTGGTGCACTTCGTGTTCGATGTTAAGTACACGCCGCAGTTCGGGCCGGCGATCGCAATAACAGCGGTGATGATGGTGATCGCGATTTCAATCGGGTTGATCGCAGGACGCGACGTCTTCAAGGAGACGGCGATGACGGCGTTGCGGGAGGGATGA
- a CDS encoding arylesterase: MSMKKDVRYMSPGTTASLAAALLIGGCNPAAKDKTPQTVQTVEAAPPASVSSPDPAAAGPTVLFIGTSLTAGLGLRPEQAYPALIQAKADSAGTPLTAVNAGVSGETSAGALNRIDWVLRSPADVVVLETGANDALRALPVSEARSNIAEILDRIKAAKPHAKIFLIQMEAPPNLGQQYTTAFHKMYADLAREKGATLIPFLLNGVAGHADLNQADGLHPNVTGEEIVATNVWNSLKKVL, from the coding sequence ATGAGCATGAAGAAAGACGTCCGTTATATGAGTCCAGGCACTACTGCGAGCCTGGCGGCGGCGCTGTTAATTGGCGGATGCAACCCGGCGGCGAAAGATAAGACACCGCAGACGGTACAGACGGTTGAGGCCGCTCCGCCCGCCAGCGTCTCCTCGCCCGACCCAGCCGCGGCTGGCCCGACGGTGCTGTTCATCGGTACCAGCCTCACGGCCGGCCTCGGCCTGCGGCCGGAGCAGGCCTATCCGGCACTGATCCAGGCAAAGGCCGACTCCGCCGGCACACCGCTCACCGCCGTGAATGCCGGTGTGAGCGGCGAAACGTCAGCCGGTGCACTGAACAGGATCGACTGGGTGCTCCGCAGCCCCGCCGACGTCGTCGTCCTGGAAACAGGGGCGAACGACGCCCTTCGGGCGCTCCCGGTGTCCGAGGCTCGGTCAAACATCGCTGAAATTCTGGATCGGATAAAGGCGGCAAAGCCACACGCGAAGATATTCCTCATTCAGATGGAAGCCCCGCCCAATCTTGGCCAGCAGTACACCACCGCCTTTCACAAGATGTATGCAGACCTCGCGCGCGAGAAAGGCGCGACACTCATTCCGTTCCTGCTGAATGGAGTTGCCGGACACGCCGACCTGAATCAGGCGGACGGATTGCATCCGAACGTGACGGGCGAGGAGATCGTGGCGACGAACGTGTGGAATTCATTGAAGAAGGTGCTGTAG
- a CDS encoding FMN-binding negative transcriptional regulator has protein sequence MYQPPNFREDRLHVQHSLIRAHPLGLIITAGAGGLMANWIPCLVDADGTEFGTIRCHLARANGQWRELASVEECMVVFQGPQDYVTPSWYATKRETGKVVPTWNYATVHVWGRPRVVEDDVWLRRQLNDLTQQCESDRPMPWKVDDAPVDFIVAQMKGIVGVEIPITRIEGKWKMSQNRPEADRVGVLDGYREKGATAEGMAKLVAERGGLPAPE, from the coding sequence ATGTACCAGCCACCGAATTTTCGTGAAGATCGGCTCCACGTTCAGCACAGTCTGATTCGTGCCCACCCGCTCGGCCTGATCATCACCGCCGGTGCCGGAGGCCTGATGGCCAACTGGATTCCATGTCTGGTCGACGCGGACGGAACGGAGTTCGGCACCATCCGGTGCCATCTGGCACGGGCGAACGGTCAGTGGCGAGAGCTGGCGTCCGTGGAAGAATGCATGGTCGTCTTCCAGGGTCCTCAGGACTACGTAACGCCATCCTGGTACGCGACCAAACGAGAAACCGGGAAGGTGGTTCCGACGTGGAATTATGCGACGGTGCACGTCTGGGGTCGGCCACGTGTGGTCGAAGACGACGTCTGGCTGCGCCGCCAGCTGAACGATCTCACACAGCAGTGCGAGAGCGATCGTCCGATGCCATGGAAGGTGGATGATGCGCCGGTTGACTTCATAGTCGCGCAGATGAAGGGGATCGTCGGAGTCGAGATTCCGATCACGAGGATCGAGGGCAAGTGGAAGATGAGCCAGAATCGGCCCGAGGCAGACCGGGTTGGCGTGCTGGATGGATATCGAGAGAAAGGAGCGACAGCGGAAGGAATGGCGAAGCTGGTCGCGGAGCGCGGCGGATTGCCGGCGCCGGAATGA
- a CDS encoding sigma-70 family RNA polymerase sigma factor: MNAKLVTDPGTSTNSPEFAEHLLRELAPQVLGVVARKCGDFADAEDAVQEALIAAATQWRAAGVPTNPRGWLYSVAMRRLKDRVRSESARRRRENEVASEHAHDQPFVSPPDEELGLMTDDTLVLLFMCCHSALSPSSAIALTLRAVGGLTTAEIASAFLVPEATMAQRISRAKQSIKSSGVAFRMPTDDDMAERLGAVMHVLYLIFNEGYASSSGPELHRVDLSAEAIRLTRMLHALTPNNGEVAGLLALMLLTDARRSARTGCHGELIPLDAQDRSLWDRQMISEGTALVSSAFASGSAGPYLLQAAIAAIHDESARVQDTDWPQIMALYGVLKRMSDNPMVALNHAIAVAMVDGAEAGLALVSELDTDQKLRGHYRLDAVRAHLYEMIGDDARAILHYRAAAEGTASIPERDYLNLKAARASGRS, from the coding sequence TTGAACGCGAAGCTCGTGACGGATCCAGGCACGAGCACGAACTCTCCTGAATTCGCCGAGCACCTGCTGCGCGAGCTTGCGCCGCAGGTGCTCGGCGTCGTCGCACGGAAGTGCGGTGATTTCGCTGACGCCGAGGATGCGGTTCAGGAAGCGCTCATCGCGGCAGCCACGCAGTGGCGTGCCGCCGGCGTTCCCACCAATCCGCGCGGCTGGCTGTACAGCGTTGCGATGAGACGCCTCAAGGATCGCGTGCGGAGCGAGAGTGCAAGGCGCCGCCGCGAGAATGAAGTCGCGAGCGAGCATGCGCACGACCAGCCCTTCGTGTCGCCGCCTGACGAGGAACTCGGGCTGATGACGGACGACACACTCGTGCTTCTCTTCATGTGCTGCCATTCGGCGCTCTCGCCGTCGTCGGCGATCGCGCTCACGCTGCGCGCGGTCGGCGGACTCACGACGGCTGAGATAGCCAGTGCGTTTCTCGTCCCGGAAGCGACTATGGCACAGCGTATCAGCAGGGCCAAGCAGAGCATCAAGTCGTCAGGAGTCGCGTTCCGCATGCCAACGGACGACGACATGGCGGAGCGACTGGGCGCAGTGATGCACGTGCTGTATCTCATATTCAACGAGGGATACGCGAGCAGCAGCGGGCCGGAACTGCATCGTGTGGATCTCTCCGCCGAGGCGATCAGGCTCACACGCATGTTGCACGCGTTGACGCCTAACAATGGCGAAGTCGCCGGCTTGCTGGCGCTCATGCTGCTCACCGACGCACGTCGCTCTGCGCGAACGGGATGCCACGGCGAGTTGATTCCACTGGACGCGCAGGATCGGTCGTTATGGGATCGACAGATGATCAGCGAAGGAACGGCACTCGTCTCGAGCGCGTTCGCATCGGGCTCGGCTGGACCGTATCTGCTCCAGGCTGCGATCGCCGCGATTCACGACGAGTCGGCCCGTGTGCAGGACACCGACTGGCCGCAGATAATGGCGTTGTACGGAGTGTTGAAGCGAATGTCGGACAATCCGATGGTCGCATTGAACCACGCGATTGCGGTTGCGATGGTGGATGGCGCGGAAGCTGGTCTTGCGTTGGTGAGCGAGCTCGACACCGATCAGAAGCTACGCGGGCATTACAGGCTCGATGCGGTCCGCGCACATCTGTATGAGATGATCGGTGACGATGCGCGCGCGATTCTGCATTATCGCGCGGCCGCCGAGGGCACGGCGAGTATTCCGGAGCGAGATTATCTGAACCTGAAGGCGGCGCGAGCGAGCGGGAGATCCTGA
- a CDS encoding MerR family transcriptional regulator: protein MGIDDSGRVTGQHDARARRHGTLSLTSADLLCSGVTDVTVTARSNTTVLRRPTYARLHAMTIGELAERAGVNVQTVRYYERRGLLAKPRRTESGYRTYTDVTLDRLRFIRRAQELGFTLSEIGELLVLRLDPHTTASKVKERAEAKIADVDRRIHDLEHIKHALVHLAGRCHGGRGPLGDCPLLDALGPLSSASSTVD, encoded by the coding sequence ATGGGCATTGATGATTCGGGACGGGTAACCGGTCAACACGACGCTCGTGCACGTCGACACGGGACGCTTTCATTAACTTCGGCAGATCTGTTGTGCTCCGGCGTGACGGATGTCACCGTCACCGCCCGGTCGAACACCACTGTACTCAGACGCCCGACTTATGCCAGATTGCATGCAATGACTATCGGTGAGTTGGCCGAACGCGCGGGGGTGAACGTCCAGACCGTGCGCTACTACGAGCGCCGCGGGCTGTTGGCCAAACCGCGGCGGACGGAGTCCGGGTACCGCACGTACACAGACGTCACGCTCGACCGCCTGCGGTTCATCCGGCGCGCACAGGAGCTTGGTTTCACGCTCTCGGAAATCGGTGAGCTGCTGGTGCTGCGGCTCGATCCACACACGACGGCGTCGAAAGTGAAGGAGCGTGCGGAGGCGAAGATCGCGGATGTGGACCGTCGCATCCACGATCTCGAGCATATCAAGCACGCGCTGGTACACCTCGCCGGAAGATGCCATGGTGGGCGCGGACCGCTGGGCGATTGTCCGCTGCTCGATGCATTGGGACCATTGAGCAGCGCCAGCAGCACCGTAGACTGA
- the efp gene encoding elongation factor P, producing MAMPATQIRRGMVLVFEGEPCRVVEFRHHTPGNLRAMVQAKLKNIRTGNSFEHRFRAADSIEKAAMETHDLEFMYQGGDTYHFMNTENYDQIEMDEEALGDSAQWMQPGMKIQAEYYNGNPIGIQLPNSLNLEIVDTAPVMKTATKTASTKPAKLSNGVTINVPEFIAQGERVRVNPTTGEYMDRAKD from the coding sequence ATGGCGATGCCAGCCACGCAGATTCGGCGGGGGATGGTTCTCGTGTTCGAGGGTGAGCCATGCCGCGTCGTTGAGTTCCGCCACCACACGCCGGGAAATCTCCGGGCGATGGTGCAGGCCAAGCTCAAGAATATTCGCACCGGCAACAGCTTCGAGCACCGGTTCCGCGCAGCGGATTCCATCGAGAAGGCCGCGATGGAAACGCACGACCTGGAGTTCATGTATCAGGGTGGCGACACCTATCATTTCATGAACACCGAGAACTACGATCAGATCGAGATGGACGAGGAAGCACTGGGCGATTCAGCTCAGTGGATGCAGCCGGGCATGAAGATCCAGGCCGAGTACTACAACGGCAATCCGATCGGCATCCAGCTTCCCAACTCGCTCAATCTCGAGATCGTGGATACAGCTCCGGTCATGAAAACAGCGACGAAGACCGCCTCGACCAAGCCGGCAAAGCTGAGCAATGGCGTGACGATCAACGTCCCGGAGTTCATCGCGCAGGGCGAACGGGTTCGGGTGAATCCGACGACCGGCGAGTACATGGATCGCGCCAAGGACTGA
- a CDS encoding ABC transporter ATP-binding protein, which translates to MLIAESLTKEYRSGERTLAVLRNVSFSVQPGEFVAITGPSGSGKTTLLGLLAGLDTPSGGRVILDGAEMSSMSEDDRARIRSAKVGFVFQSFQLISTLTAAENVQVPLELRGESGAERRASDLLERVGLAERATHFPTQLSGGEQQRVAIARAFSNRPSILFADEPTGNLDAASGERVVALLEELNHESGSTVVIVTHDATLAARARRQIRLADGAVIEDTGSTERVD; encoded by the coding sequence ATGCTCATCGCTGAATCGTTGACCAAGGAATACCGGAGTGGCGAGCGCACGCTCGCGGTGCTCCGGAACGTATCGTTCTCCGTGCAGCCGGGCGAGTTCGTCGCCATTACCGGGCCGTCCGGAAGCGGCAAAACTACGCTTCTCGGCCTGCTCGCGGGTCTCGATACACCGAGCGGAGGCCGTGTGATCCTGGACGGCGCCGAGATGTCGAGCATGAGCGAGGACGATCGGGCGCGAATACGATCGGCGAAGGTCGGATTTGTCTTTCAGAGCTTTCAGCTGATCTCGACGCTTACCGCCGCGGAAAATGTGCAGGTTCCGCTCGAGCTGCGTGGTGAGAGCGGTGCAGAGCGACGCGCGTCGGACCTGCTAGAGCGTGTTGGACTCGCCGAGCGAGCGACGCACTTCCCTACCCAGCTGTCCGGCGGCGAGCAGCAGCGCGTGGCGATCGCGCGCGCATTTTCCAATCGGCCATCGATTCTGTTTGCGGACGAGCCAACTGGAAATCTCGACGCGGCGAGCGGCGAGCGGGTCGTTGCATTGCTCGAAGAGCTGAACCACGAGTCGGGTTCGACCGTCGTGATAGTCACACATGACGCCACGCTGGCGGCACGTGCGCGGCGACAGATCAGACTGGCAGATGGAGCAGTGATCGAGGATACCGGATCGACGGAGCGCGTAGATTGA
- a CDS encoding hemerythrin yields the protein MPATELEIDCGWTVDEVIRRHPAAMAVFNRFGIDTCCGAMMTVEEVAGSKRDAVCSELHAVTRSQ from the coding sequence ATGCCTGCGACAGAACTCGAAATCGACTGCGGATGGACTGTGGACGAAGTGATTCGGCGGCATCCAGCTGCCATGGCGGTGTTCAACCGTTTCGGCATCGACACATGCTGCGGTGCGATGATGACGGTGGAGGAGGTAGCTGGTTCGAAGAGAGATGCTGTCTGCAGCGAGCTGCATGCCGTCACGCGCTCACAGTAG